Genomic segment of Aquarana catesbeiana isolate 2022-GZ linkage group LG09, ASM4218655v1, whole genome shotgun sequence:
atgctatgtgttaaaaatatcttataaatggacaactttgtgtaaaaaaaaatgcgttttcatttttttcccacgttttctgaaaacttctggaaaaaaatgaactgttcaaaagactcattatgcctcatagattataccttggggtgtttgctttccaaaatggggtcattttgtgggcgtttccattgtcctggtgctccagagccttcaaaagtgagataggtcatcatgaaattatatgtgtaattttgctcttagaatgcctggaggtgctacttggatgttaggcctctgtatgtggccaggctgtgtaaaagtctcacacatgtggtatcgccatactcaggagtagtagaatgtatttttgggtgtggtTGCAAGTATGCGCATGCtttgttcaagaaataacctgtcaatacaataagtttgtgttaaaaaaaaaaaaaaattcttcattttcccaagaattgtgggaaaaaattacaacttcaaaaaactcaccatgcctcttactaaataccttggactgtctactttccaaaaaggggtcatttggggggtatttatactttccttgattgttagtgtctcaggaaatgagataggcctttagtacatcaggtgtgatcaattttcagtgatttgcaccctaacttgtagactctataactttcacacagactaaataatatccactaatttgggttatttttaacaaagatatgtagcagtataaattttggcccaaatttatgaagaaaaatgacttatttgcaaaattttacaatagaaactaaaaaagtgtttttctttcaaaatttcgctcttttttcgcttatatcgcaaaaaagaaaaaacccagcagtgagtaaataccaccaaaagaaagctctaattgtgagaaaaaaaaatgtcgtttggatacagtgtagcatgacagagtaattgtcattcaaagtgtgagagtactaaaagctgaaaattggtccggggcgggaaggtgtttaagtgccctgtattgaagtggttaaaccgagTTAATATAATATACCGTCCTATCGATTCATTAATgctggcagcataaggattaaaaatagtttaaAATGTTGGTTGAGAGAATTCAGTTTAAATAATTACCGCCAATTCTCAGCTTAGAAAAGTGGTGGTAAACAAGACCAACTCTGATCTGACCTACGGAGGTATCCAAAGATGGGAAATGACTTGTCACTGGAGCCTGATGGGGACCTGAAGGACTAGTTTCCCGTCAGGTCTGCTTCAGTTCTGTGTGACATTACACAGCAGTGGGCAGATTCAAAAGGAAGGTGCTATTGGACTAAATAGTGGCCAAGGATCTACCCACTCCTATGCACCATCAATCAAAAGTGGAGCGGAGTGGATTGAAGTGGCATGGAATTCCCCATCAGACCCTGCCCACCCGTATATAAAAATCTTTGGTCAAATGCCTGTCAGTATGGTTGGCGCAGTGGCCAGGAAGAGAGGGCAGGACTgagacagagaaacacagagatcCGGTGTGGACACTCCTTTCCCACTGCAGACAAACAAAATTGCATACCCATCTGTGACTTGGGCACAAGCACCAATACTTTAGGTGCTGTACCCCAAAAAATTTGAAATTGTCTCTACAAAGTTCTCCAAATATCTACAAAGATGCCAGAGCTCCATTTATAAAAATGGTTTCACACAAAATGTACACAACTTTTACCCAAGATTTTCACATTTATCTAATTGAATTAAGTTGTCCAATTGTCTGAGTGTTAATCTTTTGTGAAATCAGTTGTAAATAGACCTCTAACGATCCATTCTCACTACTGAGCACTTCAACAAACGTTACTCACTCCAAATGGCACTTGCATGCACCTCACCTATACACATGCATTGCAGCACAATGCATGGTAACATTTTAGCCAGGTGATGTGCTGCCAAATATGCTACATGCACATATTTTGGTGCgttaggcagcccattcacttaACGCACAGCACAACATGCCCTAATGCAGCATAATAGTGTGAATGGGACTTAATGTCCactgatatatttaaaaaaaggcttcTCTGCATTACATTTATGCAAAGCTAATTATGCATTTTTCATCCACTCGTTTAACCATAGAACAATTTAATTTCTAACATGAAATCTGAGAGGTATACTTATTCTCCTGCTTCTTTAAAAGCCAGAAATGTATTTGCTTTTGGCCATCTCTGATTGTGACACATATGCCTGTACTTGTGACATCATTCCCTGTTCTCAAACTGATCACTCCTCACAGACAACTTTTTGAATAACTGTAAGACACTGAGCAAAACCTAAAAAGGCTCATATCAAACCTATACGATGTATGATCAGTCATTCTACACTGTATAGAAGGCCAATCCAATATTAGGTATATGGGCCTATCAGAACTTCTAAATGGCATAATTCAATCCTATACTATGTGTGAAAAGGCAATCTGTGCTGCAGAGAAGGCCTATGTCAATCCAATGTGTGATCATATTTGCCTGGATACGCTGGTGTGCTctcaaactacaaaaaaaaaattatattaatttagTTTACCTGGCTTTCTCCCAAATGTACTTGTATGGCTGTGGTTTTAACATTAGAATATGAGCTTCTTTATGCAAGAACTAATGTAAAGGCTCTATGTACTCTACATAATTTTGTGTAATGGGAGAATTCTAAAAGTCAATAATGTAATAAATATTATGCTTGAAATGTTCATCAATGAACACTTATGTAAGTGGTATGTAATGATCATGCAAGCAGAATCCAACCACTTGCTCATCACTTACAGTGTGCTCTGGGTTAAGAGTAAAGCCAAAAGTTTAGATAAGTTATTTTTAACCCTAAAGATTTAGTTACCCATCTTTGCTTTATGGAAATACACTTTGCAGGATCCTAGAGAAATCTTTACTGCACGGATGTTTCGTCCACTTCAGGTCTCTAAACTTCTGATGCACAGGGAATTAATAGCTTCATATCTCAGGGCTGAATTCAGTAGAAAAAGGCCCCTAACGGgaaccctcccccttctccccatccATTGAGAAAAGTTCCTTCATGGTGTACACTGCATGTAACATGATTTGACTGGGGAAGAGGATTATGTGATGCATCAGATGCTCCCCCATCTACAGACAGTGAAATTATGAAATGAATTCTACTCAATGGATGAGATGGGAGAAGGGGTGGGTCCCAGTTGCGATGTTTTTCTATTTAATTCAGTTTAGAGACCCAAAACTACTAACCTCCATGTACtgggagctcagagacagaaaaaAGGACTGGGATCCCCGCAGTAAAAATTCTTCCAGGATCCAGCTCTCTGCATGACATACTGCATTACAGGCAAGTTAGGCTGATAAAGTGGTAGATCTAAAAACAATTTTAAGCTAAACTTGAGCGTTACCTAAAGTGACTGGAAAAATTCTATGAACACCCCGTTTTTATTTGTCCCATTCATTTTGAAAACCCATTACTCAAACACACACTTTTACACCTATAGAAATGTTCTACACAGTAAACAGGATGAGCATATACAAAATACACAGTATAAAATGTAATAGTAAAGACAGGTAAAACAATACACAAAATATAATACAAActtgttaaataaaatattttgacaaacTTTCCTGAAAAGCAACATCTTAAAGTGAACATGCCACAGCAGTTTAATTGACATATGCTTCTAATAGTAGGCTTAACAAGATTTCTGCACATAACTCTGGTAAGGGCAAACGTTCTTCCTGCACACCCTGAGGAACCCTAAACCCTAGCACATGAAAGCCAAGCATACCCCATGAGTGAATATCCCCCCTATAAAACATACCATACAGAGAAGTACAAGCATTGTATAATGAGCTGCAGGATTATGTTCAGGCAGCTTGTAGTGGTTAGTAGGGTCAAAAGTTATTTATCTTTGTAATAGTGAAACATCACCAAAAGTACATGATTTTAAGGCATCGGCCAATTAAATGATCATTCTAGTTGAGGCAGAAACACTTAAGTAAGGGGAGTAGTGGTCCCTCTGACAAAAAAAATAGGATATTGTCAGCTCAGGTAACAGGAGTTTCCATGATGATAAAATAATCAGGCCACAAGCTTTTGCACTCCATTATGGATGTTATGTCAGCCTAAGATGAAGAAAATATGTATATGTTGAAGGTACCAGGGCTGCTGAACTAAGAACCATCCACCACAATGGTAGAAGATATAGGAGCCTACTAAGATGACTTAGTGACAGAGGAACTTTTCACTTATTTTCAGTAAGTGAAAGAGTGCTTCACTTTTCCTGCCATTTGGCTCACTCTCATGCACGGTTCTGTAATTAATTTAAAACAAATATGAAATGGTTCTGTTCATATAGGACAACATTGTAGAAAGAACTAAAGATGATAACTACCCACAGCAACCCTCTAGCTTCTGCCTTGCATTCAAATGAAAgattacaaaaaataaaaggagGATCTGTTTTGTTGCCTGTATAGACTTTTCACAATTTATTCTCAGGCAACTAACAAGGTCATGTTTTTAGAGCATTGGTGCATTACCTCCTGTTCACTAACAAACACATACAGCatatttcaccttcacagtgtGGAGACATTAGGATAATACATCTGTAGCAGGCTTTTAGGACAGTGGTTAAGAAATAGGCAAAAACATGCCATGATAATGAAAGCTATTAGTTTAAAGTACTAGTTCTATAAACATTTGGAGGAGTCCACATTATAAATGTGTCTAAATATTCCCATAGGAAATAGATTTCTTCTACTTATAAACTGCTATGTAAACCCCACTGCTTGATCTAAAAATTCAGCAAACTTTTCAGGTTGGCCtggtggaaaaaccttcagagatgAAAGATCCATGGACTTTAACGTGTTCCCCAGGGTActgagcaaaaaataaagaaacagaaAATTACATATTGATATAGGACAGTTTAgatagtatgttaaaaaaaaataaaaaagtacacaGATGTTCTAAACCCATAATCTCTGTTATCTCATCTATTTCACTTGTACTTTAGAACCCCACTCAACATCTTTTTTTATACTGCTGTCTGTGATTGTTATCTATATTAGAACCTCCCTCTCACTTTGGTTGTCCTGTGAAGGAAAACTTGCTAGACAGGAAAAATGTCTGGCCATGAAAACTTTTCAGATGTTCTGATCTTTTGCCACTTTATCCAAAAGTGAAGATTGTCTGGTGTTTCATTATTGACTTGGTTTAAAAATACAATAATCATTACTATTTTTGTTATATTCTAAACATATATGGCTGCTGTCCTATCCCTTTCGTTTGTAATGATCCTTTATCAAAATGAAAAGCAACACGGTAAATATATTTTCTATAAACACAGGGCCACTGGATGGACATACAAAAGGAGCAAATAGAAAACCTATACAACTACCAAGAATGCAAGCTGGCATCTCTAGAAATTATGTAGAGTTTGTGGCTTTGTAAGTTTGGGACACGCATGGAAAACTTTTCCACATTTCAGGCATATTTAGGAATATGCATCAATTCTAGATAGATTAAAACAGTATTAAGCCCAAAACCAgtcgttagatgtggtggctgcattagttttcttttttttttaaggcattttccttctattttcacctggtgacctggccagtaacacacctcctgtatttggagtgctcccactctggatgaagtagcacagggggcagagcagacagcagcattgtcagtactaagggggggggggtgttaaaggctacgttcacctttgaaacatgttacatgtttaatCCGTATTTAGGTTGGTGCAACATGGTCCAGCTCCTGCCTCctatcccaatcccccctccctgtgacagcaggcctGGATTCTTCTCCTCTAacccgctgtcactttttgaaacagCGTGGCTCCTCCCACACAAATGTAGCATtaattcacagattcctgtgaatgaaaaaAACTACATTTACTGTCTTCTGCCAAGGCAGATGGACTTACAATTTCAATGGGCTGCGGGGATGCTGATGAGTACTCATACTGACATGTTCTTCAGCTTTCAAAACAGAAAGCCCAAATAGAGGTACGTGCCGAATGCTggaggacatgtctgcaggagcccacattgcacccatgatctatctcaggtgcaatgctttccaggctcctgcaggaaatAACAATAAATACACTTTCTGCAAGAATATGTGCatattgaaaccaaactccagctcacactataAAATCAAGTTCCAGcaaacaattatttttcttttgggaaaaaagGTTTTACGTGAATAaaacactgatcattgtaagcacccctgccagtgtcaaATGTTTTTTCTCATCCCTGTAAAAACAGATACATCTGGATAAGAACTTGTTCTGTTGATAAAAAACAAACAGACTTACTAGCTGGGTCACCAGATGAAAGtagaaagcataaaaaagaaacctaatgcagccattacatctaattggtaagttgcaataaattaaatgtttgcttttgggtttaatactgctttaagtgttTGCAATTTTCAATTCTGCATGCACATTTCTGTGCTGGTAAATCAGTCTCGTTTACAAGACATACCACTTTTGTTTATGAGCAAAATTCTGCTattagactaaggcccctttcacacgatcggaccgttcatgtccgcctgtcagttttgacggcggacctgaacgggcgctccatgttagcctatggagcaacggatgtcagcggagacatgtccgctgacatccaacccggtccgatccgctaaaagcagacggatggccctacgtccaggtccgtcactggcagatcgggtgagatctgatgaaaacggacatgctgtccgttttcatccgatccctccataggcggcagcggcgcctgacaagcccctcccagctcagtgagcagagagggacctgtcatccgccggctcagcggagatcaacagagagatctcccgctgagccggcggactccgtggaagcggagtccacctcgtgtgaaaggggccttaagctaatGCTGTGGCCCTCTCGTATAAAAATGTATCAGTATTGCAGCCTCATTTTAAATACAAAGGGCAGTCCCCATAAACATGAAGCGTAACACAACTAATGTCATTAACCCCTTCGCACCCAAGGGTAAAACAATTTTAAgcgcctaagcccaattttgcatcTTTGACGTGTATTAGTAAAGCCGTACATATcattacaactactttgtgcatccaggtggattagaACTTGTTTTTTTCCACGATTAatcgggctttcatttggtggtaaatggtaatggatatctcctgatattGAAACTGGcccaaaatggtaaaaataaataaataaataaatataaatatataaatatatatatatatatatataaaaaaaataatgtagctgtatatttcttgctactaccataacctaccaccaaaaaacaaccACAAATAAAATTCTCCCGCTCCTTACAATCGAAGGGATACATATGCatatgttagttgttgtatgtacctGTAGTATagcccagaacaaaaaaaaaaaaaaaaagtgtgcattttgcttttttttttttttttttttttttttaatcttacctaaaacacattgacactaactctaatttaaaaaaaaaatcctgtgcaaaaaaaaaaatcctgaccctgacctttgacccaaatACTAACCCTAGCGTTGACTTGGACCCAACCTTGATCTAGGCatgtttttaaatattattttctttctacacattttttttctacctctgcaaggacagagaaagattcAATGTATCTTTCTCATCCAtccacagagacagaaaacatggGAGTGGGCTTCACTGGGACTGATCCATGTCCCAATCATTAGAGCGCGGCCCGGGGCTCTCCGTGAGATCCTGGTCACTGTGCGGCACATTCCAAGCACAAAGCACATTGCAATCCCATGGCAAAAAGTCCAGTGCAGTGGGGCTATTGTCCATTCTCCTACGAAGTCAGGGGCTGACACATAAGAGATGCAATTTTTCATTAGACATACATGTCTTCCAGCTTTTGATCATTAAATAAATCACTCACTGTGTTGCAGCCGGTGAGCAGGTGTGGAAATGAGCCCCTCAGTGACCTTTATTTAATGACAAATGTAAGAAAACTACTTTATGCGAATGCCCTGTGCGGCCAATGCAGATCTGCATGGAAAGAAATGCACACTTCTTATTCAGCTATACCACAAGACATTCTTGACACGACAAGCCTGAGTGTTATACCTGCATGTGCAGTAATACAAGTGTCCATCCTTATGCAATTGATTGGCCAGTTCAAGCTGATGGTTGGACATCAGTTTTTCATTAATCACAACAATtagatgttttttttcttcaagtgTTTCTAGGCAGCTTCCAgcacctaaaaaaaattaaaaatagccaGCAATTCAGTTTAATGTACTTTTGTTGGCAACATATTTCATATGTTATAGTTAAGAAGAGGATACATGGATATAAATATTAGATGTGATAGAAAAGGATAAAACTATTAACTGTATAAAaaaagcagggctcaaaatttcaagtccctacccgctagccaggccttaagggttactctccaccagttgccccacccaacccctaccctgcccctaattctgctcctaaacacgccctcataaattatctcaagaaatgacacttaaaatgttttatgcagaattaagttacaaaaataaatgctaacaactttatcagtgcagcctcacctgtgcccaacaatgcaaccaGGGGCGGCAGTATAGGGGTAGCAAAAGTCGCCATTACAACTGGGCCCTATGCTGCAGGGGCTCGTGGGGGCCCATGTGCTCCTCcccgagcggtggctgcatatgTGACCGAGCTCCCTGATCCTCAGCCGATATGTAAAATCAgcagtgcaggagctcggtcacCCTGTGTTTACTCTGAAAGTGAAAGCAAGGGAGAGGTGTCTAGAACAGCgtttgctgtgctctctgcctccccctacagtgcagtacccggcatagAGAGTGAAGGTACAGTGCTGCAGCTACCAATTTTGAAAAAAGGCTATCTATATATGTttgcttatatgtgtgtgtgcgcatgtgtgtgtgtttacatgcgtatgtatacacattacttttaatcctgaccccctttttctttaggcccctttcacaatggggcactttgcaggcgatacagcgcaaaaatagcgcctgcaaagtgccctgaaacagccgctgctgtgtctccagtgtggagcggtgcgcttgcaggacggaaaaaaaacctcctgcaagcagcatctttggagcggtgtattcactgctcctgcccattgaaatcaatggggcagcgcagctatactgccggcaaagcggtgctgcgggcggttttaaccctttttcggccgctagcgggggttaaaaccgccctgctagcggccaaatagcgccgctagaacgacggtaaagcgccgctaaaaatacacccaccgccccagtgtgaaaccggtcttccaatcaaaatttttttttttttagggtgggttcataataccaacaagaaaataccactcctctgaaaagcgatgcaggctcagattgctttttagaggcatttgactggcagtgaagaggcaatatgttgagccttgactggtaaaatgttgagaaacactgattacagagaaactgatctctccattttcctcctgcagctgctgaaagcttgcgggagggagaggagaaatgggggaaatggaaagatcagcttctctatatgcagctgcccccactgctcctcctatgcagcttctttctgctgcccccgtGTGCTCTGCAGCCAGCCCCTCTGTACTTTTTCCTGGCCCTCCcgtgctctctcctggcccctccactTGTCCCCACAGCTCCGCAGAGTTCCCAGAGTTCTCCTGCGGGGAATTTGTCAGAAtgaagccttttctgaatggagagtcagtgatctgtactgatcatgGACTCAGTCCATTCATAAATGAAACATAATAAACTGTATTTTCTATGCGTCAGTTGGCAAATGAAGGGGCAGCtagctctatacagagctattcctgtccattcattctgtgcagcagaGGCTttttcaatctcctttctctgtctcaaaggtgaaacatcagagatctgcttagacccctgatatctcaccaaagcccccccaacgggacacttaaaaaaaaaaaagtatttaaaatattttaaataaataaaaagggacactagaagaactaccagggtcacaaacgtcgcacttgcgaccgggccttggCGTCTCCACCtccggctcggagggaagggccccagctgggggtcagagggggccctttatggtttcttgcactggggccctgaaggttctagttacaccactgaGTGCAACcttacctgtgtccaacaatgccgctt
This window contains:
- the LOC141108107 gene encoding UDP-N-acetylglucosamine transferase subunit ALG13-like isoform X2, with product MGKRVFVTILKELGYNRMILQIGRGTVEPEPYSTPNFTMDVFRYKDSLVQDIRNADLVISHAGAGSCLETLEEKKHLIVVINEKLMSNHQLELANQLHKDGHLYYCTCSTLGNTLKSMDLSSLKVFPPGQPEKFAEFLDQAVGFT
- the LOC141108107 gene encoding UDP-N-acetylglucosamine transferase subunit ALG13-like isoform X1, whose amino-acid sequence is MGKRVFVTVGTTSFDELISCVSAERCTSILKELGYNRMILQIGRGTVEPEPYSTPNFTMDVFRYKDSLVQDIRNADLVISHAGAGSCLETLEEKKHLIVVINEKLMSNHQLELANQLHKDGHLYYCTCSTLGNTLKSMDLSSLKVFPPGQPEKFAEFLDQAVGFT